The nucleotide window TTCAGGGCGCTGCCGCTGACACCGTCGGTCCAGGAAGCGCCCTCGCGCAGCGTGAAGGGCTTCTTGTCGGGCCCCGTGTCCTCGGCGGTGGTACCGGTGCCCTCGTCGAAGGTCCAGTGACCGCCCCCCTTCAGCTCCTTCCTGCCCGCCGCGGCGCCGGCGGCGATGACCTTGAGGTTGACCTTCCGTACCTCGGCGGGATCCATCTTGATGTCCCGGCGGTCGTACGTGTACAGGCCGTTGAGCTCGTTCTCCAGGTCGGTGATCTGTGTGTAGACCGAGCCGGACAGCTCGGCGCCGGCCTGCTCGACGTAGAACTTCTCGGTGTTCTCGACGTACTTGCGGGTCAGCTCCGCCTTGGTGGTGACACCGCTGTAGATCACCGTCGGAGCGCCCGGCCACATGTGGCCCGGGGAGCGCAGGGTGAAGCCGCCGTGCTCGCCGTCCATGGCGGCCCGCTTGCCGTCGGGGAAGGGCGGGTCGTCGTTGTTGTAGTCGTGGTGGTCGAGGATGTCGCCCTTGCCCGAGTCACCCTTGGAGTTGCAGCAGTTGACACCGCTGTGGGCGTTGACGACACGGGACGGGTCGGCGGCCTTGACGGACTCGGTGAGACGGCCGGTCTCCTCGCGGTTCCACTCGCCCCAGCCCTCGTTGAAGACGATCCAGCCGATCACGGCGGGGGAGTTGTGGTGCTGGCGCATCATCTCCCGGCCCTGGTCGACGAACGCCTTCTGCCCCGTCTCGTTGGTGATGTTCCCGGAGACGAAGTCCTGCCAGACGAGCAGGCCGAGTTTGTCGGCGTGGTAGAACCACCGCGCCGGCTCCACCTTGATGTGCTTGCGCACCGCGTTGAAGCCGAGCTTCTTGTGCGCCTCCAGGTCGAAGGCGAGGGCGTCGTCGCTGGGCGCGGTGTAGAGACCGTCGGGCCAGAAGCCCTGGTCGAGGGTGGCGAGGGAGAAGATCGGCTTGCCGTTGAGGACCAGCTTGTCGAAGCCGCCCACCTTCTTGACCTCGATCTTGCGCATACCGAAGTAGCTGCGGACCTTGTCGCTCGACCGGCCGTCGGTCAGGGTGACGTCGAGGTCGTACAGGTACGGGTCGTCGGGGCTCCACAGGTGCTGCTTCGCCACCGGCACGGTGAGCTTCTTGCCGGCCGCGCCACTGACCTTGCCGACGACCTTGCCACGGGCGTCACGGGCGACGGCCTCGACGCGGGCGGAGGAGGACGCGCCCTCGGCGTCGACCGTCACCGCGAGGGTGCTCGTGTCGATGTCGGGCGTGGTGACGACGTTCCCGATCGAGGCGGGAGCCACTGGCTCCATCCACACGGTCTGCCAGATGCCGGAGGTCTGCGTGTAGAAGATGCCGCCCGGGTTCGTGGACTGCTTGCCCATGGGCTGGTCCGCGCCACCGGTGTCGGTGACGGCGACCACGATCTCCTGCTTGCCGCTCCCCTTCAGGGCATCCGTGATGTCGACGCCGAAGGCGTTGTAACCGCCGGTGTGCTCGGCGACCTTTTTGCCGTTGACGTAGATACGGGACTGGTAGTCGACGGCCCCGAAGTTGAGCTTGAGCCGGTTCGAGCGGCTGTCCTTGCCGACCTTCCAGTTCTTGGGCACGTCGATGGTCCGGCGGTAGAACATGTGGTCCTCGTGCCGTTCGAGCCCGGAGAGCTGCGACTCGACCGGGAACGGCACGATGATCTTCTCGTCGAGGTTCCTGCCGAAGACCGGCTGCTCACCCGCCTCGGCACCGCTGAACTGCCAAGGTCCGTTGAGGTTCTCCCACTTGGACCGCTTCTGCTGCGGACGCGGGTACTCGGGCAGCGGGTGCTTCTTGTCGACCTTGTCGCCCCACTTGGTGGTGAGACGGTGCGTGGAGCCGTTCTCCGCGTAGCGGATGACCTTCGGTACGGCCTTGCCGCCGGCCGTCAGACCGCCCGCACCGTCGTAGGAGACCCGGACCAGCTGGTTCTTCTGGATCGGCTCCGCGAGGTTCACGTACAGGGAGGAGGAGTCCCCGGGGACCGACGTGACCGACTTGACCGGCATGGCGGTCGTGTCGGCCTCGACCTTCAGATGGTCCTCGGCCGCCTGGAGGCCGCCCACCTTGCCCTCGAATCGGGCGCGCAGCCGCTGCCCGTTCTCGGCGACGGTGAGCTCCACCGGGAAGACCTCGAAGTCGGCCGGCGGGGTGAACGCGGACATCGGCACGACCTGCTTGGCCAGCGTCGGCGTCGACCAGCGCAGGTACATGTTGGCGCCGCCGGTGTCCTGGAACAGCTCCAGACGGAACGTGTGCTTCTCGCCCGCGGTCAGCTTGACGGCCTGGCTGGTCTGCTCCCGGTCCCAGTCGCCCTCCCAGTGGTCGATGACGGGCTCGTCGTCGATGTAGAGCCGGAAGCCGTTGTCGCCGATGGCGTAGAAGGTGTAGTCACCGGTGGCCGGCGCCTCGATCTGACCCGTCCAGCGGGCGGTCGTGTGCTCCGTCTTGCCGGTGAACTCCTTGAAGGTGTCGGTCAGACCGGAGAAGTTGATCTGCGGGTCGAGTGTCGTACCACCGAGTTCGGCGAAGTCCCGGGCGCCCGGGGCCGACATGCTGAAGTACTCGCCCTTGAGGCCGTGCGTCACGACGGCGGCCTGTCCGGCAGCGCCGGCGGCGGACGCCGAGGTACCGCTCGTCAACTCGGAGGCCGCCGCGGTGGGCAGCATTCCGCTCGGGGGCAGCACCAGGGCCGCCGTGGCGAACAGTGCCAGCACCCTGGCTCTGCGTCGGACGCTGGGGCGGGTGTCGTGTCGTCTCATCGGACCTTTCCTCGTACAGAGGCCGTGACCGCGTTCGACTGCCGGGGCAGGGTTACGAGTTCCTGCGAGGAAACCCGTAGGGAGAAGCTGCACACCGGCTGAGGCGGGTTCGGTAAGCGGCCTTTTCAACGTTGGAAACCCTCTGCCAGCGGTATGACAGCACGCCCACAGGAACCTGTCCAGACCTCGCGCAGCACTCTGTTGTCCGGCGTCACGGTGGACGGGTGCCGGGGCGGGGCGAAGGTGTGGGATGGGGGGAGAAGGGGTATGGCGGGAGAGGTGCGCTGGTCAACGCGGTTTGCGGGGGCTTGAGTTCGGTGCGGAGGGGCTTTCCCGGGGTGGCGGGAGTGGGTTGTTGCGGAATTCGGGTTGCTGTCGGTGCTGTCGGTGCTGTCGGTGCTGTCGGCGTCGACGGTGTCGGCCGGTTGCGGCTTGTGCCGTGTGAGGTCGGGGCCGGTGAGGCGTTGTTGAACGGGCGTGTGGTTGGTTCGTGTTTGGCAGCATTGGTTTGCTGATGCACGGAAGTGGGTGGGGTGGGTCGCGCGTGGAGGGTTGCTGCAGGAGCAGGAGCAGGAGCAGGAGCAGGAGCAGGGGCAGGGGCGGGCAGTCCCAGGACCGATCCGAGCGGCGAGTGGCACGGAAACCGGGCACGCGGGGATGGAGGGCGAGGACCACGGGGTCCGGGCCGCCGCGGTGAGGCCGGCGCCCCGGTGGTGGACCTGGTCGTCCAGCCGTCCGGTGCCGCCACCGGCCCGGTCGCGCCGCGGACCATCGTCTCCGAACTGCGCGTCCCCCGCACCGGCGACCAGGCGCTGCTGATCACCGACCCCGTCCGCCCCGGCGGCTACCTGTACAGCCGGAGACGGTGTGACGCCGCGACACCGTGACGCCGCGACCTCGCCACCGTAGGAAGAACACGGACCCTTACGAGCTCGTGCACGACAAGTGGTGAGACGTCGAGGGCCTCGGTGAGGCCTGTGTTCACGCTTGCCTTGTCGAGTGCAGGTCTGCGGTCTGCTGGTAGGACAGCAGGCCGGCGATGGCCTGTACGGTGTCGCTCATGTGCTCGCGGCGGCCGAGGGGTCGGGCCAGAACCCGCCAGTTCTTCAGATGGGCGATGCCGTGCTCGACCCTGATACGCCGCGAGGAGTGTGCCTTGCGCTGGCGCTCGTACATCTCCTCGTACCAGTCGGGGGCGTTCTTCTTGGACTTCCGGTGCGGGGGCGTCACCACCCGGTCACCTGTCTGAGCGCCCAGGCCCTGGTAGCCGGCATCCGCGAGGATCTCCACCGCGGGCCCGTCGGCCAGGAGCTTGACCAGCCCTAACTGGCGGGCGTGGGTGATGTCCGCACAGCTCGCGGGACGGGCTGGGCTGCACTGCAGCACCCGGCCCTTGCCGTTCGTGACCACCATGGATTTGACGGCTTTCTGCTTGTTGTCACCGGAGATGAACTTGTCCCGGTGCTTGCGCCCGACGGCGGGCCGCCGGACCCGGATCTGCGTGCCGTCGATGATGCCGGTCGTCCCACTGGTGCCGAGATGCTCGACGACCTCGGCCAGGGTCCGTAGCCGCACGCCGGGGCTGACGATGCAGCCGGTCGACGAAGACCAACTGGTGTTTCGGCCCGCCGCCCACGGCCCGCTTCCGTGGTCGAGAGGCTGGCTTGGCCCGGTGACCCTCATGCCACAACGGACCTATCCCGGCTACGAGTTCAGCGACCGCATCGCCCGTCAGGCCTGTGATGCGACAGTTGCTGGTGATCACTGCACGAGTCCTGATTCCCACCACCCGACCATGATCAACCATCACGGGCTCGACGTCTCACCACTTGTCGTGCACGAGCTCGTTAGGTGTCGTGTATTCCAGCTTGGACAATCCTCGTTGGTCACTCTGAGTGGCGAAGGCCGTGTTCGTGGTGCCCCCTCGGACGGATAGGTTCACCGTGGTGCGTTCGAGTTCGACGCGAACCCTGCCATCGGTCCGGCTGCCATCCACACCCTTGCTTCCTGCGAGTGGGTCCGCAAAGGGCTGCCGCTGTGCCTGATCGGCGACAGCGGGACCGGCAAGTCGCACCTGCTGATCGCGCTGGGCGCCGAGGCCGCGATGGCGGGGTTCCGGGTCAAGTACGTGCTGGCGACCAAGCTGGTCAACGAGCTCGTGGAAGCCGCCGACGAGAAGGTGCTGACCAAGACGATCGCCCGCTACGGACGGGGCGATCTTCTCTGTATTGACGAGCTGGGTTATATGGAGCTTGACCGGCACGGCGCCGAACTGCTGTTCCAGGTTCTGACCGAGCGTGAGGAAAAGAACAGCATGGCGATCGCCTCCAAAGAGTCGTTCTCCTCGTGGACCAAGACGTTCACCGACCCCCGGCTCTGCGCGCCGCCATGAACCGCCTCCTCACCTTCGGCGGCAACATCATCGAGACCGGCAGCGACTCCTACCGCCTGGCCCACACCAGAGCACGTCAACAGGCCACCGCAGCCTCTTAATCGACCACATCCGGGGGTGCCCATACAGGCCGACGACCGAGCATGCATCATGATCGGATACCGGCAGCGCACGAAACGGGGGAAAATGATGGCAGCTCCAGCAGAAGCTGAATCCCACCAGGCTGCGGACTCAGCGAGAGCTTCGCAGCCATCCGGCGGACTGATCATCTTCTTGAACGGCACATCGAGTTCTGGGAAGTCGAGCATCGCCAAGGCACTCCTCACGGTCCTGGACGACATGTACTTCCACATGCCGGTGGACGCCTTCCACGCCATGCGGGCGCGGCGGGACATCGCACCGGACGAACTGTCCTCCGTGCTCAGGCACACCTGGATGGGCTTCCACCGCGCGGTCGCTGGCATGGCTGCGGGCGGCAACAACATCGTGGTGGACCACGTCCTGAGCGAGCAGTGGCGTCTGCTCGACTGCCTCGCCCTCTTCGCCCCCGAAGACGTGGTACTGGTCGGAGTGTACTGCCCCTTGCAGGAACTGGAACGGCGCGAGCAAGAGCGCGGGGACCGCCCCCCGGGGCTGGCCGCACGCCAGATCACCCAGGTCCATGCCCACAGCCTCTACGACATCGAGTGCGACACGAGCACCACCAGTGCGGCCGACTGCGCTCAACAGATCAAGGACTTCCTACCGCACCGCCCGACCCCCACCGCATTCGAGAAGCTGAAGGCGAATCCCCCGGCCGGTCAGCCACTGGTTGGCTGATCCCTGGCCCCCTCCGAATGCCCGGCTCAGGCGAGCACGGACAACGGTGGGTGGGGCCAAAATACTCGTTCAAATCACGCCCTCATGATTGGCACCTGGGGCCACAGGACTCGTTCCTCTGGGGCCAACCGACACGTTCGAAGCCACGCGTTCGAGCTGTTGCTGGAGCGTCGTGCGGATGGCGGCGGGGAGGTGGCCGGCGCGCACCGATTGGACGATCTGTTTCGCGATGTGCCGCAGCTTGGTTTCGTATGCGGTCACAGCACCCTCATGAATCCTCAGGTGAGCGACCCATCTCGAGGCGCCCTTCGAGGGGACTCGCGATCACGAGCCTCGAGCGAGTCCGATCCCGGCCTGAATATCGCTGGGGGTTCTACCAACCCATATTCTTGGCCACCTCGGCCTGTGCTGCGGCGATCTCTTCCTCGGTGGACTCGATGATGTCCACCTCTTCCAAGCGTGCCAGCAGGTCCACGAGAGCCTGCTTCTGAGCTGGGTGCGTGATCGGCACGGCGTTCAGGTCGGCGCTCATCAGCCAGTCGAACAGCACGATGGCGTCAGCACGCCACAGGCGGAGATCGATGGTTGGTGTAGACCCCCAGGGGAAACCAATTTCCATGTGAGCATCTTGCCAGGTCAACGTGCTGTAGCGCGTCACAGGTAGCCGGTCGCGAGGAGGTCGACGGGGTATTCACACCCGAGCCCGGTTCGGGTACACCGCACCGGTCGGCACGACCGACGACGCCCGTTCCCGCCGGATCACCGTGCACCTCCCCGCGGACTACGCCCGCCGCCTGTTCGAATGTCGGACGATCGCGCGCTGAGGGCAGACTGAAAATCCTTCTCGCCTGTCGGACCTGGTTGCCACACTGGGTGGATGAACGAGGGATCATCCATTCGGTGGCAGGCGGCGGCGCAGCAGATCGATGCCCGGATCGAGGAACTCCGGCCTGAGGCCGATCGCCACGTGATCGGTCAGCACGTGATCTCCAAAGTGCTGCTCAAGCGCTTCGCCGTTCCGTTCGGCAGTAATGGGCTCAAGCTCGTGCCGTTCAACCTTGAGCACCCCGACCGTTTGCACAAGATGGCGAGTCCGCGCGAATGCGGCAAGGTCCCGTACTTCGCACGCTTCGCTTCCGCCTCCCTGGAACAGGTATGGGGCAAGCTCGAGACACGGATACCCGACGCGGCGCGTGCGGTGGATCGAGGCGACGTCTTCCAGCGTGAACAGCATGTACAGACCCTGAAGGATCTCATCGCCCTGCATCTGGTCCGCTCCCTGAACTACCGCCACGTCCACGAGCGCATCTTCACCAACGTCTACACCGAGCACCGCACCGCCCTGCTTACCGACAAGTCCGACCTGCTGCGCCTCGCGGTACTGCAACGCAGCGGACTTCACCTCTCTGGACCGCAGGGTCTGGCCGCAGCGGCAGACCAGATCTTGAGCCCGCACCTGGCGAACTTCGAGACCGGTGCGGACTTCCGGGCGCGGATCGAGGACACCTTTGCCAAAGCGAAGGAGATGATCAGAGATGCCGGTCTGGAGATTCTTGTGCCCGCCGCCGGGGAATTCCTCCTGGGCGACACCCCGGCCCTGGCGATTCAGCAGAGGGGAAACAAAACTGCCTTCAACGTTGCGATTGGCGACTCCACCGCCATTGTGTTGCCTTTCGGCCCCAAACATCTCTTGGTCGGCAGGACCCCCCGCAACGGTCTGAGCATTGCCACCGAGGAGACAGTTGGCTTCCTCAATCGGCTTCAGATCGAGGCAGCGCAGCAGCGCGTCTACCTCCGGCCCCGCAGCGGCCAGGACGCACTCGTCCGCGGTTACCTCAAACAGGGCAGCCGGAGTGTCAGGAGATAGAAGTCCGCACGCGGCGTCGCTCCGTGCCGCGGATAGTCAGGAGAGGGATACAGGGCTCGAAGCGTTCGTCGAACGGTGGCGCCCGGGCGCGGGCCGCTCGTGAGTGCTGCGCGTGCAGGGGTCAGCTCTGTGCGCGGGTGCTCGTGAAGCGCACGGCCGGTCCCCAGCTCTCGCGGGTGGTAGCCAGGCACCACTGGCACAGCGAGAGTCCGCCGCTGCCGTACCAGTGGGTGGGCTGCTGGCGGCCGGCACACGCTCCGACGTAACTGCTGGAAGTGGTGAACGTAGAGGGGGACGGCTCGCTGATCGGCGGGGAGTGCTGGTCATCGCTGGCTGTCCTGTCCGAGGTGACGGGGCGGGGGATCACCGCGGTGGCGAGGACAGTGCGGCTGAATGACGGGATCTCCAGGATGGTGCCGGGAGTGCAGTAGCTGCACGCACGCACGTCCGCAGCGAGCAGCCGGCGAGCTTCGTCGCGGTGGAGAGCCTGGCGCCGATGCTGAGTTCCACAACCCACTCCGGCTGTGCCGGCCGGGACCGGCGGGCGCGCGCCTGCTCGGCTTCGCGCCGTTGCACGGCCGCGATTTGGGCGTCGATGCGCTTGAGCCACATGGCGTGCCAGGTCCTGAGCGTGGTCAGTCGTGCCAGATCGGGAGGCAGGTCCTCGAACATACTCGCGCTCTTGTGACTGAGCACGAAACCTGGCCCGATAGGACAACTTCAATGCACAGCAGTCGGCCACCCGGCGTAAAACCGGGTCACCACCGGGCTCGCAGCACGCCGTCGCTATCGGGCAGGACGGCGCAGAGCAGCGGGTGGCGTTCGTCGAGGTGCAGGGGCAGGGCGCAGGCCGCCCGCGCGTCGGCCACCAGGGCGGCGAGCTGCTGGTACTCGGTGTCGTCGACAATCGCGTGTCTGATCGTCCCGCCCTGCGCCTCCCAGACGAACTCCACGGAGTCCTCCTCGGGCAGCGCGGCGAGGACCGCACCGACGTCGGGGGTCAGGTCGGGCCAGACGGTCAGTAGAGCTCGTGGCCCGAGACCGGCGCGCACCGCGCCGAAATTCTCCGGTGTGAGGCGGTGCCAGCGTGCGGCGTTGCGGACGTAGGCCTCCTCCAGGAGCACCGTCTGCCGTGAGGCCAGTTGCACGTGCACGCGCGCCCAGAAGTCCTCGTCGGCGGCCTGCGTCACTTCCCGTTCCTCAAGTTCCGCCGCGTAGGGCGAGGCCGCCAGCGGTTCCGGGAAGAGGCCGAGCTTCCGTGTACGAGCCACGGCATCCGTGCAGCGCCGGTCGCTGCCTACGTACACGTACTGGTCCCATCCGACGTGCACGGTGAACACGCCCCCCGCCTCCAGCCGACACCAGGCACCCTGGTCGCGGAGCATCGCCCGGACCAGTTCCAGAGCCACGGGAAGGGAGACCTCGGCCCCGTCGTGGTAGCCGCTGAGGTCGGGCGGGAAGAGCCCGCTCAGGCCGTGTCCCTCTACGGGCGGCTCCACGCCGAAGTGGACGAAGCCGGTCACCGAGGGCTCACGGATCTCCAGCCGGTCGATGCCCGAAGCCTCCGCGAAGGCCGCGATCGCGGCCAGGTACGCCGCTTCCACCGGCCCGTGGTCGCTGACCGTGTCCTCGACACCGGTGTAGTGCCCACGCTCGTCGCGGTCGGCAGGGTCGTACTTGGTGATGCGGTGGACAAAGGACGGCGGCACGATGCTCCCTGGGCGGCAGGCTCCTTGCGGGACGGTCCGCCGGATGGTTGGTGACCGGGTGGAAAGGGTCCTTCCAGTGCCGGGTATCAGCTGCTGACGTCGAACACGCCCCACGCGGTGAACGGCTCGGCCTGGACGTAGATTCTGCTTCCTCGGCCGACGACCCGTCGGCGGCCGGGGGCAGGGCCATCGGGCAGGGTGAGCAGACCGACCTTCTTTGGCTCGACGGACGTTTCGGTGAGCTCTCCGTGGGCGAGTCGGTCCCGCTCCTCGCCGTAGCCGCCGTAGAAGGCGACCCGCTCACCGTGGACTGCCATCGCTTTGGCGCCTCGTACGCGGTTCGCCCACACCCTCACGGGCCGGTCGAGGCGGTCGGGGCGTATCTCGACGAGCGGGAAGTCCGTGTAGGGGCAGGCCCAGGCAGCGGTGCCCGACACGTTCAGGGCGTAGCAGTCGAAGAGGCCGGGGATGCGGGCGCCGTCTGACGTCCAGGCGAGTCGGCCCGTGGCGCTCCAGCGACGGATTCCGGCCGGGTTCTCGTCGAAGTGCCCGACCCAGATATGGCCGGCCTCGTCAACGAGCAGGTGCTCGATGGCGTCCCCGACGGAGAAGGACGAGGTCTCTCGGCCGAGAGCGTCGAAGACCTGGACCTGGTTCGCGTCCTTGTACCGGCGGGCGCGGGACGCGGCGACTACGAACCTGCCGTTGGGCAGGCGGTCCAGGTGCGGCCAGCGGGCCTGCACGGCGCTCAGCTCGGTGAGTTCGACGTCGCCGCCCGGATGGACGGAGACGACCAGCGCGTCGAAGGGCAGGACATCGCCGCCGGGCTGCGGAGCGCGTTCGGTAAGCAGCCAGTGGGCAGCGCCGAAGACGTCGACGGTACTGGTCAGGACGTGGCGGCCGTGGTGCGGTCGAGGGAGGTGGGCGTAGGGAATGAGGGCGGTCTTCTGCACGGGCGGCTCTCCTGGGCGGGCGGTCACGGCCATCGGACGCTGCGGTGCGGCGGTCGGCGGCGCGCGAGCGGTGGAGAGCGGAGCGGAGCGCCTAGAGGGCATGGCCCTTTCTGGTCGTCATGAGGTGATCATCGCCGACATCCGACCTCATGACAAACCCTTTCGGCGCACCGCCCCACTGATCGAGTACTGCGAAAGTACGAACCTGACCGCACTCGCAGTACTGCCGAGACCATCTCTCTACAGAGTGCTCGGGCTGAGGGTTCGAACCCACCGGGCAGTGCCAACCAGGTGCTCAGCCGCGGGTCAGTGGAGCGGGTCGGTATGAGGTGACCGCGCTGGACGTCAAAGGGGCTTACCTGTCCGCCCTCAAGACCCACCTGCCGATCGGGCAGCTCGAACACACCACCGGCGCCCCCCACGATCGGCGCCGGGCTGGCCTGCACCTGATCACCCCGCCCGCCTGGGAGCACGACGCCTGTCTGCCGAACCCGATCGGCCATCGCGAGGAGCCGGGCCCGTTGTGGGTCACGGAGGCGACGCTGCGTCTGCTGCTGCGCGTGTCCGGTCCGAAGTACGGGCTGTGCGACCCGCCCGAGATCCATGAGTCGTGGACGTCGGGGGCGACCGAGGGGCTGCTGGAGAAGTTCCGTATCGCGTTGAAGGATGCCCGGGACCGGGCGATCGCCGACGGCGACGATGTGATGCTGGAGTATGTGAAGGCGATGTATTCCAAGTTCGTCTCCACGCTGGGGGAGTCGAACTACAACCGCGAGCTGTACCGCACCGACTGGATGCACCTCATCCGCTCCCAGGCGTTCGCCAACCTGTGGTGGAAGGCCCACCGCGCCTATGACGAGGGCCTCATGGTCGTGCGCGCGATGGGCACCGACGAACTGCATGTGGCCGGCGACTGGCGGGCGGTGTTCCCCGAGGGCCGCGGCGTGGCCGAGGTGAAGGTCAAAGACACCTACACCGTCGGCACCACTCCTAGCACCGGCACAGAGCCCTCTGAGGGCGCCTTCTAGTGCCGCTTCCCTGTCCCGGCGTCAAAATTCCCCGCCGGGACGTGAGATCGGCGCTCACAGCCCCGGCGGCAGTTTTTTTAGCCGTATCCGACTGGGTTAAGTAAAAGAATTTCGCCAGTTGGGTGAGGTGTACTAGCGGCTCATCCGGGTTTCCTCGGCCTGGGCCGTTGCTGGGCGACCATTGAGATCGATGACACATCGGGTGGGAGAGCCCACTCGACCACATGTAAGCCGGCCAGCTCAATAACTTCTTCAGGCACGCCCAGCAGGTGTAGTGGGGTTCGGCTGTGACGGGTCAGCCACGCCCGGCGCCGCTGCTGCTCCGCCGGGAGGAGTTGTGCCCATACATCCACCGCCACCCCTGGCGGCACGCCGGGCACAGGACTGCTGCGTCGCCGCACGTAGGGCAGGTTGGCCACGTTGTCCGCGAGTGCAATCAGGTACCAGGCGACTTCGTAGGACAGCGTGGGCCCGTGAGCGGCCCGTAGCTGACGGGTGCGCCACTGCCAACGTGGTGCCAGCAGCCAGCGGATCGTTGTCAACGGCAAGGTCCGCTTGC belongs to Streptomyces sp. V3I8 and includes:
- a CDS encoding LamG-like jellyroll fold domain-containing protein codes for the protein MRRHDTRPSVRRRARVLALFATAALVLPPSGMLPTAAASELTSGTSASAAGAAGQAAVVTHGLKGEYFSMSAPGARDFAELGGTTLDPQINFSGLTDTFKEFTGKTEHTTARWTGQIEAPATGDYTFYAIGDNGFRLYIDDEPVIDHWEGDWDREQTSQAVKLTAGEKHTFRLELFQDTGGANMYLRWSTPTLAKQVVPMSAFTPPADFEVFPVELTVAENGQRLRARFEGKVGGLQAAEDHLKVEADTTAMPVKSVTSVPGDSSSLYVNLAEPIQKNQLVRVSYDGAGGLTAGGKAVPKVIRYAENGSTHRLTTKWGDKVDKKHPLPEYPRPQQKRSKWENLNGPWQFSGAEAGEQPVFGRNLDEKIIVPFPVESQLSGLERHEDHMFYRRTIDVPKNWKVGKDSRSNRLKLNFGAVDYQSRIYVNGKKVAEHTGGYNAFGVDITDALKGSGKQEIVVAVTDTGGADQPMGKQSTNPGGIFYTQTSGIWQTVWMEPVAPASIGNVVTTPDIDTSTLAVTVDAEGASSSARVEAVARDARGKVVGKVSGAAGKKLTVPVAKQHLWSPDDPYLYDLDVTLTDGRSSDKVRSYFGMRKIEVKKVGGFDKLVLNGKPIFSLATLDQGFWPDGLYTAPSDDALAFDLEAHKKLGFNAVRKHIKVEPARWFYHADKLGLLVWQDFVSGNITNETGQKAFVDQGREMMRQHHNSPAVIGWIVFNEGWGEWNREETGRLTESVKAADPSRVVNAHSGVNCCNSKGDSGKGDILDHHDYNNDDPPFPDGKRAAMDGEHGGFTLRSPGHMWPGAPTVIYSGVTTKAELTRKYVENTEKFYVEQAGAELSGSVYTQITDLENELNGLYTYDRRDIKMDPAEVRKVNLKVIAAGAAAGRKELKGGGHWTFDEGTGTTAEDTGPDKKPFTLREGASWTDGVSGSALKFDGQKQYAETAGPVLDTSGSYSVSAWVRLDGIPGNYGTAVSQDSRATANPFYLQYGHGSFAFSTPGERRAQVAVAAETGRWYHLVGVRDAGTGEIRLYLDGKLAATAPGGTALGSTGPLTVGRAHWDGSNVDFWNGAVDEVRAVDRALTAEEVSTLYGGEKP
- a CDS encoding transposase family protein; translated protein: MRLRTLAEVVEHLGTSGTTGIIDGTQIRVRRPAVGRKHRDKFISGDNKQKAVKSMVVTNGKGRVLQCSPARPASCADITHARQLGLVKLLADGPAVEILADAGYQGLGAQTGDRVVTPPHRKSKKNAPDWYEEMYERQRKAHSSRRIRVEHGIAHLKNWRVLARPLGRREHMSDTVQAIAGLLSYQQTADLHSTRQA
- a CDS encoding chloramphenicol phosphotransferase CPT family protein — translated: MMAAPAEAESHQAADSARASQPSGGLIIFLNGTSSSGKSSIAKALLTVLDDMYFHMPVDAFHAMRARRDIAPDELSSVLRHTWMGFHRAVAGMAAGGNNIVVDHVLSEQWRLLDCLALFAPEDVVLVGVYCPLQELERREQERGDRPPGLAARQITQVHAHSLYDIECDTSTTSAADCAQQIKDFLPHRPTPTAFEKLKANPPAGQPLVG
- a CDS encoding DUF4238 domain-containing protein → MNEGSSIRWQAAAQQIDARIEELRPEADRHVIGQHVISKVLLKRFAVPFGSNGLKLVPFNLEHPDRLHKMASPRECGKVPYFARFASASLEQVWGKLETRIPDAARAVDRGDVFQREQHVQTLKDLIALHLVRSLNYRHVHERIFTNVYTEHRTALLTDKSDLLRLAVLQRSGLHLSGPQGLAAAADQILSPHLANFETGADFRARIEDTFAKAKEMIRDAGLEILVPAAGEFLLGDTPALAIQQRGNKTAFNVAIGDSTAIVLPFGPKHLLVGRTPRNGLSIATEETVGFLNRLQIEAAQQRVYLRPRSGQDALVRGYLKQGSRSVRR
- a CDS encoding RNA-binding protein, whose translation is MPPSFVHRITKYDPADRDERGHYTGVEDTVSDHGPVEAAYLAAIAAFAEASGIDRLEIREPSVTGFVHFGVEPPVEGHGLSGLFPPDLSGYHDGAEVSLPVALELVRAMLRDQGAWCRLEAGGVFTVHVGWDQYVYVGSDRRCTDAVARTRKLGLFPEPLAASPYAAELEEREVTQAADEDFWARVHVQLASRQTVLLEEAYVRNAARWHRLTPENFGAVRAGLGPRALLTVWPDLTPDVGAVLAALPEEDSVEFVWEAQGGTIRHAIVDDTEYQQLAALVADARAACALPLHLDERHPLLCAVLPDSDGVLRARW